The Branchiostoma floridae strain S238N-H82 chromosome 12, Bfl_VNyyK, whole genome shotgun sequence genome segment TTCCACCACAATATGGCGTTACACGTAGGCGCAATCTATTGTGTTTATACACCGACAACCCTTTGCACAACTTACATATAAAAGGGAGCAATTTTGTGGTAAATCTATGATACCTTCGTCTTTTGACAATATATCGCTGTACCTTTTCCAAAATCCCAAAGTGACACACTTGAATGATACTAGTATGCTAAACTATATATTATTCTGTGAACTTTGACACCGGAAGAAAAACATTCGCATAGACCTCTATGTTTCATTTTGTGCCTCTACTGCTGATAGTAGCTCACATATATAAAGGAGTTGATAGACAAGTCATCATGTATAATAATGGTATGAAACCAGATATCCCCGATTTATAGCTCTAGCTTACAAATCAACTGAATGAATAACAGACATATTTGATCGTAATTTTGTCGTTGCAATATTGATTTAAACCTTGGAAAagggaaaatacaaaatggcgGACCCACCTTCACAGCAGCCGGCCTGTTGAGGCGGGCTTGGTTGACGCCATCTCCGGACACAAACGGGACATTAGGCCTGGAGTCCCTCCGTTCACTGTCCCCGTTACTATAACCGTTACTCATGCTCCCTCGGTGAGAGTCGCTGGTGAAAAACCCGGCCTTGGTTGGTTCTGGATCATACGAGGTGTCAGAGTAGGTCCCAACCTTGACCCGGCTGTCATCGTTGGGATCTTTCAGGTAATACTCTCCCACCACCGCTGTTGAAGACATGTCTGACTCTGTCTCCTCAACAGTTATTTACCTGGCAGTGAGTAGAGGATGAGTGGCGGTGTTTTTATCCCATCTTTGTTATGCAGAAGCTAAGCAAACAAACGCTATAACATACTTCGTTATCTGCATGACTGCTCAGCTTTCCGATTGCCCAGGAAGGATATACAGTTGGCAACAAAATTAGTCATGACACTCATAAATTTTCATCAATTGTCGTATGTGGAAAATGGTTTATTTTTCTGTTCTTCTTTAAACTACTTGCGCAACTTAGAACATTGATGGATATGATTAGATGATAGTGTTTATGAAATTTCAATGTACAGAGGCACTTTAttcatactttaaaaatatgtcACTCACATCTATCAATGCATTTTCTTAGATTGTTTCAAGTTCAAAGTCTTAGTTTTGAAAATGAGGTCAGGTCGTAATTGTTTTGATTAACAATTGACAAATAAATGATTTCTAAAAATAAGTTCCAAATTTTACTGTGCTTTATTGAGAAAAAGCCAATTCACAATAGGTATAATACTTGAGGTAATTTAAATTTTGTTGTCAACTGTGAAAGTGCAGTTCCTGACGACAACACAGGTATTCTTACTAAGCTCCCCTTTAACCTTTTCCTACACCAAATAACCGAACAAGCTTTAGTCGAACATGCATAAGATGTAATACTATGCAAAAGGTGTTAAAGTAAACTTTTTCCCTTTTATCTTATTACTTAACCCATGTACAGGGAGCGGCATCATTTATAAAGCCCAAAATAAATCTAATTATAACAACTTTATGATTAAGTAATGTGACATGTAGGTTCAATTTGGGATAATTCCTGATAAatggaaaatatgttttattGATTTAATCAGTTACCCCAGTTGTAGTCTAGAAATACATGGTATGTTTACATCTTTTAGAAGACAAATCTAACATTATAATCTGGGAGTGTCACGTTTATATGACACACCCAATATAAATATAGTTACGTCTTTTCGCTGGCTTCAAAATATTTGGAGGTCTGGCACTCTTTTCATGCGAtaaaaaaaatttatatttgATCCAAAATGCACGGAGTATCAACAAAATATGGTTCGAAATCCTTGTTTTACCGTGATATCATTACGTTTCTATCGAGATCATTGGCGTTAATAAGACACCAGTGAAAGACCTTGAATACCTCTTTTGGGTGCAGTCAAATTCTTGCCCAGCCACCGAACAAATTACAGTAGCTTTTTGTCCAAAGTTCGTCTTCAACCGTTAAATTGACTCGTCCAACCACTAAGTCAGCCAAAAGTACTAACCTTCAATGCATTATAACTAAACTCGTAAAACTACGTTCATCGACCATCTTAGATATGATCATTAAAATAAATTATGAGGATTCTACTTAATATATTTCAATGTAACACTCACTAATGGATTATACCGCCTTTTGAATATTTCGTGACACAAGGGATTCAGGTGAGAAATATAATTGATTTGTCCCTTCTTATGGAGCAAGGCTATTAAATGTCTGACAGTTGGAAACATTAAGCCTTATCCAGGCCGAGGTCAGATAAGATACCGTTAATCTACTTTAACTGATTAGAATGGCTATAATTTCAATGCTCCATCGTGACAGAACAATCATACCCAAAAGACATGGTCTTCAGTATAGAGATACTCCCCCTTGTTGTCAATGCTTAAGGCTATCTAAAACGTCATGTTCGCGCCCACTTCCTAATTGGACAATTCTGACATTCTTCACTACACCAAAATAAGAAATGTGgaatttattgtcattttcaaagAATCCAGATATTACTTAACCTGTGCATCGCAGCTAATGTTCAAAACCATTACAGTTTTAGAATAACCCAGTATTTACTACACGTTTGTAGATAGGAAGACGCCCCAGAGACAGGTCAAGTGGAAAGACAAACAGTAAGAGTATTTCAAAGATCCCATTCAAAATACCCCCGAAAGTGGATTCCCACGCTTGGCTAGCGGTTTCCCATGAACAGTAGATGCCACTCCGTAGTGCAAGACAAAGCAGGAGAGAGAAAAGACGCGGACACGGTGCTTTATATGATAAGAACTAGTAGACTTACCTGTGCCGGTGTGATCAGAACTACACTAAAGggtacatgaaatatttatgtgGGAGGTAGCTTACTGAGTCCTTGGGGAAGGTTCGTGTAATATTGTGGAGATCATTGGAGATTTTCCAATTGCATTTGAAATTGAACATCCATTAAACCAGTGGCTTGTCATAGGTACTTATGTGTGTTAGTTTATTCAAAAATCGCGGAAGGAAATGTATTTCTATGAACATCTGAGGAAGCGAACTGTGAAAAATGATCGAGCCCACTTGAATATGAAATGACACTTCCCCCAAAATCCTTTGTTCCCTTTCCTTGGCACACCCAGACCTTTTACACAATTGATTCAACACGTGAGGTCAAATGTCTTTTAGGTATTTACAAGTTCGTCGCATGATACAAGCAACATCTTGTGTTTTCCATACATTATCTACATTTTGCGTTTGTCATTCTTTACACTATTTTACTTTCAACGCTTAAGGTAGACGCTACAAGTGTTGAAATCGTGGTTTGGtagacagggacaccagtctgATATGTATTATGAGTCATCTGCGGTTGTCTCTTACACATGTTCGTGCATACGCCTTAAGACCTATCTACATGAAAAGGTCACAAAAGCATTACATTTGTCTCTGTCTGTCCAACATACTAATGTGATCATCCTAGTCAAGGATGCTGTGCTTATCTTCTAACTAATTATACGTAGgaaagataaaagaacagatgTAGGGATGGATGATAAAAAATCTCATCTCTTATTTTATGCATATATCCCTGATAGATAAACGGTAAGAATGAGTGTCAACATAGATATCTTTTCTACTAGGTCTCTGTAATGGTACAGCCCTACTTGTAAATCATCGTACTAGCGGACACACCTGTGCATTCAACCATCAAGTACAGTTTGGTCTGTCGTCTTATGTCTTTGTTAGGCAGctttttgtatcctttgtcCATAACCTATCCCAGCATACCTCGACAATTGGCAGCTCTTTTGACAGGCTCTGCTCATGATCCGCCAGAAAAACTGGATTTTCTACTGGGTGAGCCGTTTCGGGTCGTTTCGTCTGTATGGCTCTTTGTCTTGTGGGAAGTGACCTCTGTACAACAGTTTACACAGACAAGAATTGTTTCTGGACTCGAGTGGTCATATTATGGCGCATATCTTACTTACCAAGAATTCACCAGTTAGTATTTTAACCGTCAGGGCAAATTTCTGGGTTAAAGTGGTACCTCCTAACCAAGTGAAATGGACTTACTTGTACGAACCATTCGGTCGTAAAATCGGCACCAACATTGTCCCCAGGGACAAAATATTGTGTCAACAACAcagctgtgggaggggggtacacACCTCGGGCAAAGGGCAAAGGACACCAAACAGACTGGTATAGAATGTACTGAACATTCgtgcaaaaaaacacaagaacaaGTTATGATTGTCTTAGGTTACAAATCATCAAAAAGTTGTCTGTAATGAGTGCGTTGTTAGTGAAGGGTCATAGTATGCATAATTGAATTGACAGAATCATTATGCCACTTAGCGACAGACACTTTTTGATACATGAAAGGGACTAGTATAATATAGTCAtggtcaatacatgtacaaacatgtcGCATGTCAATACACCTATGTTCAGTTCTAGCTTCATTCACTGAGTTTGTCACCCACGTCAGTATACATTCCTTCTTTCATCAGTTTCCTGAGAGCAGCATAAAAAGGTGGCTAATATACAGATGACAGAGGCTCTATCAGctaatacgaggggcgttcaataagtaatgactctgactcatttcccatagcaggagattaatgaaacttggcacagttattagtctttctcttcataggaaccacccagagttattcatttctcccatcgtttgatgcagctctggacaccgtttttgtaggacaccccaggttggtccttcaacagatgcctcatcaatggcagaagaggaacgaccaggtctgggagctgtttccacagacttccggccatgtttgaattcaggatgccagcgttttacaaggtcttatgatggggcatcatcgccataagtttctttcatttcatcaaaagtctcctttggtgtgcgtcctttcaaatacaaaaaccggatcactgcgagacactcaactggctccatttcacacctgggccatttcacacctaactcagttcaaacaccaatAAATCAGAAActacaattagttcagagctcttttttgcaagaTCATTTATAGAGATATctatcattacacatgcaaaatttcatctagatcagacaactggaagtgggtcagagctattacttattgaacgcccctcgtatatagaTGAAAATGGCATCTGCATAATAATATTACTCAGCTTATCAAAGCAATTAATACTACTCCTTAATAACACTAATAATGCAATTAGTACACCTAAGACGTCATAAAGGCAGTTGATGCTTATGACTAAAATAAACATAGTCTTATTTAACATTTGTCGCGGTTAATGCTTTAAGCACTGAAACGCACACAGCAACCAAATCGTAACATTGTGATCATGCTCTTCATATAAaacattattttatttttctcaCTGAGGCTAATTGAAACGCAAAAAAAATCAGTATTGCTCGATAAAAACAGTATTACAAATGTGCAAGACAAACTCTACCATCACACTTATTCATTATCCAACTATGATACCTGAGAAATTTAAGTATGTACAATGCTATGTTCATGAAGTATTCTCATAGGCCTATCTTTCACCATTTGATGCTCTCCACTCTGACCAGACTAACCTTAGCTTTGCCCTTTTCATTGTCTGAGGCAAAAGGCAGTCCTTCAACACTTTTACTCAGTGGTTTCATAGGCGAAAGTGGCCGTGGTGGGCTAGTTTCTTTTATCACTGGACTACTCTTGTTCTTTCTAGATTTCCTTTTCTTTGGAAAGCACAGCGTTGTCTTTTCTTTCACTTTACCTGTCTCATTTTGTTGATTCCCAATTTCTTCGATTGATTTTTCAACATGAGAATCGTTTGGCGTACCTGCCTTAACACCCTTTCCTTGAGCTTTTAACTTTGAGGCCTCCTCTTTGTTTGAAAGATCTTTTACCATTTCCTCATTTTCTACAAAGCTTACTTTCTGCCGCTTCTTTGACTTTTCATCAGCAACTTTTGTGTCAATTTGAGGAGTTAAAGTTGGGACGATTTCTTCTGCTTTCGAATTCTTTCCCAGAAATACAAATCCTTCTGTGTTCCTGTTGGGAGTAACATCAGGTTGTGACTGGCTCAGTCTCTGGTTTAATTCTGTATCTTTAGGATCACTGACTAACCCTTGAGAGCTCATTCTTCGACCTGTTTCAACCTTACTTTCATCGTGATTTAGGTCATACGAACTTCTGTTTCCTCTCAAACTCTTCCGCAGCACACCTGCTATAAACCGGGGCTTTCCGTCTTCTTTCTTGtcagtcgccatcttggatgccATATTTGGGTCagcctgacctttgacctcaccGACAACATGTTTCGGCTCTTCTAAACCACTCGGTGCCATATCATCAGACTCAGGAGCTTCTGTGGTGGGCTGTAAGGGTGCTCGACGCTCCCTCTTGGACTCTCGTTTCACAATCGCCCTGTACTTCCTCGTGATGAACGATTGGTGGCGCCTCAAGTTGGCGCTCACTTCAGCCTTTTGTTCTGCCTGAATAGCAGGAGAGATCGGGTTGTTTTCCTTTCCTGACGAACTTGAATCAGAACTTGACGGTGACCACAGACCAGTGTTAACCCAGTGGTCGATCTCCTCGTACGAAGGCCCTTCTGGTGGTCTCTCTTCTCCTTCGCCTTCCT includes the following:
- the LOC118426983 gene encoding uncharacterized protein LOC118426983; this translates as MATDREVSVRIPKRAYVLLETAVLVDTAFIAGVPVSIEILYKGEPAVQYRSIGNGKIQHFSFTPKRLGAHFVNILVNGYSLGAPVLIDVRSPYYPDAARVRVCGPGLKNGDLDTYRGNIVCETVDAGTGVLMVNVLGPAGNVPVMTTAMDGPNCPVAVSFQPQSAGDYFIHIKWTDDHVPGSPFKVELTERKKPGLMSKLFSKAPNQDVQGPVAGFPPKEGEGEERPPEGPSYEEIDHWVNTGLWSPSSSDSSSSGKENNPISPAIQAEQKAEVSANLRRHQSFITRKYRAIVKRESKRERRAPLQPTTEAPESDDMAPSGLEEPKHVVGEVKGQADPNMASKMATDKKEDGKPRFIAGVLRKSLRGNRSSYDLNHDESKVETGRRMSSQGLVSDPKDTELNQRLSQSQPDVTPNRNTEGFVFLGKNSKAEEIVPTLTPQIDTKVADEKSKKRQKVSFVENEEMVKDLSNKEEASKLKAQGKGVKADNEKGKAKVSLVRVESIKW